One Spinacia oleracea cultivar Varoflay chromosome 4, BTI_SOV_V1, whole genome shotgun sequence DNA segment encodes these proteins:
- the LOC110805376 gene encoding glyoxylase I 4, protein MKEIPGNPLHLKSLNHISLLCHSIEESISFYRDVLGFFPIRRPGSFDFNGAWLFGYGIGIHLLQAPEPEKLPKKTEINPKDNHISFQCESMGAVEKKLKEMEIKHVRARVEEGGIYVDQLFFHDPDGFMIEICNCDNLPVIPIGGELVRSCSIVKFELLQQQQQTPSPVIQQ, encoded by the exons atgaaGGAAATTCCAGGAAACCCACTTCACCTAAAATCTCTAAACCATATATCTCTTCTTTGTCATTCAATTGAAGAATCCATTAGTTTTTATCGAGATGTTCTTGGCTTTTTCCCTATTCGAAGGCCTGGTTCTTTTGATTTTAATGGAGcttg GCTGTTTGGGTACGGAATTGGGATACACCTGTTACAAGCGCCAGAACCAGAGAAATTGCCGaaaaaaacagaaattaatCCCAAGGATAACCACATTTCTTTCCAG TGTGAAAGCATGGGAGCAGTGGAGAAGAAATTGAAGGAGATGGAAATAAAACATGTAAGAGCACGAGTCGAAGAAGGCGGTATCTACGTTGATCAACTCTTCTTTCATGACCCGGATGGTTTCATGATCGAGATTTGCAACTGCGATAACCTTCCCGTTATTCCCATAGGAGGAGAGCTCGTAAGATCTTGTTCAATCGTGAAGTTCGAGCTCttgcaacaacaacagcagacGCCTAGTCCCGTGATCCAGCAGTAG